The Chrysiogenia bacterium sequence ATGGTGAAAGCGCGTGTCCTCTGCCTTTTTCTGAAAGCAGTTGCCCGCGTTGGCGCGGCGAAACACAAATGCGTCTTCATCGAAACGGGCGTCGGCGTGAACGAACATTTTTTCCCGATGGTCTTCGCTGATCGCGCGGGCGATGCGCAGGTGCGTCTCACCGGGTCGCTCCGCGAACTCCGGTCCCGGGTAGACCTCGTCGAAATGAAGGGCCACGTTGCCGAGGCTGCTGAGCACGCAGGCAGCATTGGTGAGCCATACCTTCGAGAGCGGCCGTCGGCGCAGCAGATACTCCACCGCAACCTTCGAAGTGAGAATGTGCGTCAGGCCGGCGCTGCGGTCCTCGGGGCGCACACAGGTCAGTCCCAGGTGAAAGACCTCTCCCACCCCTTCTACTGGCAGAAGCACAGCAGAACAGAATCCGCCGATGTGACCGTCGCGACGCCAGGCCACGGCCAACACCTTGTCGGAGAGCGCCTCCCGCGTTTCCACCAGGCACTGGTAGGCGGGAACTTCCTCGAAACAGGTCGCCGCACACTCACGCAGCTCTCCGGCGAGGGTCTCAAACTGACCGAGCGAGAGGTGCTTTCCCGGCCGATAGAGAAACTGGATCTGGTAATCGCTGATGGCACGACCTGCACTGGCGTTCATGGTTGCCGGTTCCTTCTGCGGGGCGGCGCTGCCGCACCTCGCTGCCATGACCGGCATCCATTGTCGCGAACTTTCGTGGCGCTCCTGTGGCAGAGGCGCGAAAATCCGCATGCATTTACCCGGGCTCGCCCCTCCAGAGGCTGAGCGCGTCGCCGAGCTTGCGCTTGAATTCTTCCTTCGCAGGTTCGCTGCGCTCGTAGATCTCGCTTGCCCGGTAGAGGTCCATCACCTGCACGTTGACCAGGTCGGGTTCGATGAAGATGTCGGGCCGTCCGCGCTCGAGTTTTTCGCGTAGCAGTGCGTTCATCAGGATCTGGTAGCCATTGGCGACGGATTCGGAGAGGCCCGGCAGCTCGGCATCTTCGCCGTCCGGCTTGCGCCTTCCCATCACATTCACTCCGATGGTGAGATCGCAGTCATCATCGAGCAGATCAAAGGGAACAGGATTGACCATGCCGCCGTCGACCAAGACGCGCCCTTCGTGCTGGACAGCCGGCAGCAGTCCGGGCATGGCCACAGTGGCACGCATGGCCGGGCCGATGAGACCCTTTTCAAAGATCACAGGCTCCCGGGCCCAGAAATCGGCGGTGACAACGCGAAGCGGGATGTCCAGCTCGTGAAAATGCCGCGCGTGCATGTGGTCGTAGTAGCCGTAAAAAAAACGATCACCCTTGATCAGCCCGCCGCTGCCCAGATCGAGGTCGAGCTTTCCCGCCAGCCCCAGCAGGTCACCGGTGAGCTGCGCCGCGAAGGATTCCTCCTTCCGCAGGCGAACCCCGGAGAGATCTCCCATGACCTCCCGCAGATTCTTCGCAGGAATGCCCGAGCAGTAGAGCCCGCCGATGAGCGCGCCGGCGCTGGCGCCTGTTACGCAGGAAGCGCGCACCCCGGCCTCTTCGAGGGCTTCGAGAATGAGGATGTGCGCCAGGCCCTTGGCCCCGCCGCTTCCCAGTGCGATGCCGATTTTGGGATCCGCCATGAAGGCTACTCTAGCCTGCTTGCTGGACCATGCCAGAGCCCGACGGTTCAAAGGGCAGATACGCCGTCTGGTTGCGCCCGTTGGTTTTCGCACGGTAGAGCGCCTGATCGGCCGCGGAGATCAGTTCAGTGGCATCGAGGGGTTCCGGGCCCGGTGTCATGATTGTGTAGCCAATGCTCACCGTAATGCTGACGGACTTGCCCTTGGCCAGCGCGCACGGGTTCTGCTCGACCTGGAGACGCAGTCGTTCCAGCACCGCCCTCACATCACCCTCTTCAATATCGGAGAGTACCAGGACGAATTCCTCTCCACCCCAGCGCCCTACGTGGTCGTGGGCGCGCAGGCTCTTCTGCATGATTTCCGCCACGCAGGCGAGCACTTCGTCGCCGGCATCATGCCCGTGTTCGTCGTTCACATATTTGAAGTGGTCCAGGTCCAGCATCGCCATGGCAATGGGATGCTGATGTCGCTGCGCGCGGGAGAGTTCCGCATGGGCGGCGCGCAGGAACGCGCGCCTGTTGCGCAGCCCGGTGAGAAAATCGGTCTCCGACAGGTAGAGGAGCGCCGCTTCGCTGCGCCGCTCCCGCGAAATCATGACGGCTGTCAGTCCCAGCGTGATGATCGAAATCAGAATCAATAGAGATCCGATCATTCCGACCCACCAGCCATCGGCGACTCCATCGTTGAGCGGGATGCTTTTCAGCAATGGAGAGCTGGGTATGATCTGAAAAACCTCCCCCAGCCAGAGCGCGATCAGCAATGCAAGACTGAATCCCACTGCGATGTAAGCCGGGCGGGGCTCAAACAGAATCAGAACAATCACAGTCGCTGCGATGTAACCGCCAATGAACGGGCCCACGAAAAGCCCGGCGAAGTAGCAAAAGAGGGTAGCCCCCACGGCAAAGGTCAACGCGACGAACAGGATGTAACCCGGATGCGTGCCCCTGCGTTTTCTCGCCCAGAGTCCCCAGGCAATCTCAGCGATCCAAACGCAAGCCAGCAGTTGATGCCAGGGTATGTAGAATTCTCGAACAAAGGGCACGTTGTAGTGCTGGGAGATATGGGGAGAGAGCAGTGCGACCGCGGTAATCGCCCAGCTCGCTCCTGTGATCACAAGCATGATCAACGCCGGCGCCATGGCGCGATCGATCTCGCTCCAGTGTTTGATCAATCCCTGCCGCTGTCGGTGCAATGACGGCACGCGCGTGAACTCCCCTGAACGTCCCCGGTCCGGTGCACCGCCGCATTTCCCTTGCGACGGATATCCCCAATATCGAGTTGTATGATATTACCAGAAAGGGCCTTGGAAGTCCCGTGAGAAAGAAACAATAAACTAATTTCCTGACAATGCAGCCTGCTCACGCCGTTCCACGCGCCCACCCCTCCAGAACGCAATTGCCGCCAGCGCGAAGGTCGGCATCGCCACCATCGCGAGGGCATCCCGCATGGCCGATGCGGAGCTCAGGCCCGCAGCCACACCCAGATCAGAGAGCCAGCCGGTGACCGGCTGGCTCCAGACATCGCCGATGGCGTGGGCCAGAAAGACATTAAATGCGAAACCCCAGGCCCGCAGATGAGACGGAGATTGTTCAATAATCGCGCGCTGGACCGGCCCGACATGCACAAAGATAAAGACAATGGATAGTGCCAGAAAGCCCAGCGCGACGATCAGATCGGAACTGAAGAAATAACCCGCCCCGAGCGCCGTGCCGATCGCCAGGCTGATTGCCGTCACATCGTAGCGAAGCCAGGGGCGCGTCTTCTCCCGCTTCTCCACGAAAAAGCCGCCGCCCATGGTACCCACGATCGCGGTGAGCCCGAGCAGCGCGCCGCTCACGATTCCGGCCTGTCCCTCGCTGAGCAGAAAGCGCCGTTGCAGGTCGGTTGGCAGGAACATCCCCAGCGCTCCCAGCGCGGCGGTTGTCCCGGCGCTGCCGAGCAGGATCCAGCGATAACGTTCGTCCTTGAGCAGTTCCTTGATCGCCTGGGCAAAGCGCATCATGTGCCCCGCCGGCCGCGCACCCTCGGGGTGTTCGCCCTCGCGCATGAACGGGGCCAGAACGCCGCGCGGGGCTGAGCCAAACCCCGTAATCATCAGCCCGACGCGCCAGCCGTAGCCATCTGCCAGCACGCCGCCGAGCCCGAAACCCAGCGCCGATCCCAGCGGTACCGCCAGTGCGTAGGCGGCCATCATCCGCGTGCGCACCCGCGAGGGGAACAGGTCGGCCACCAGGATCGGTGCGATTGCAGAATAGATTGCTTCGGCTGCGCCGAGCATCAGGCGCGTGCTGCCAAGGAACGCGAAGTTCGGGGAGAACGCCCCCATTCCCGCGACGCAGGACCAGAGGATGCAGGTCACGCCGAGCGTCTTCCAGCGCGGAAGCGGATCGAGCCGGTGGCCGAGCAGGAAGTTCGCCATCATCAGACTGACCAGAAAGAGGCTGCCCAGACTTCCGGCCTGCGCGTCGGTGAGGGCCAGTTCCCTGGAAATCAGCGGAAGAAATGAAGAGAGTGACCAGCGGTCGATGAAGTTCGCCAGGTTCAGGCAGAACAGCAGCGCAAAGGCCGCTTTTGCGCGGCCCGAGATCGGCTCGTATTCCTCTGTCAGCGGCTGGGTCGGCATGGGCTCTCGCTCGGGTGCGCCGCAACGCTACACGAGAACGCCGAAAAAAAGCAGCCCACCCGGGCCGCTCCGACGCGGGCGAAGACTTTCCCGAAATGATCGTGTAAGCCTTGGGGCGCATCTTCAACTGAGCGCGGGAGACGCTACATGGTTTGGCACATCGATCCGATCCTCTTTGACCTTGGCCCCATCCAGATTCGCTACTACGGCATCTGCTTCGCCACGGGCCTGCTGCTGGGCCTTCAAACCGCCAAGCAGGCATGGAGCTGGCGCGACGGAGATCCCGAGGAAATCGACTCGATGTTTCTATGGTTGGTTCTCGGCGTCGTGGTGGGCTCGCACTGGGTCCACATGATCTTCTACGAGACCCGCCACCTGCTGGACAATCCATTCCAACTGCTCAATCCCCTTACCTACGGGCAGGGGCTGGCCAGCCACGGCGGGGCCGCCGGCGTCATCACGGCGGTGTACCTGGTCGCCCGCAAACGCGGCCGGAGTTTCTTCGCCTACGCCGACGTTCTGTCCATCGGCGGCATGTGGATGGTGGTAATGGTGCGGCTCGGCAACTTCTTCAATTCCGAGATCGTGGGCCGGCCGACCGACATGCCCTGGGGGGTCATCTTCGCAAACCACCAGGAGAACTTCGCGCGCCACCCCTCCCAGCTCTACGAGAGCTTTCACGGCGTGCTCTGCCTGGTCTTCACCTACTGGTTCTACAAGCGCTACCACAAGAAGCTGCCCGAGGGCTCCCAGCTGCTGATTACGCTGGTTCTCTACTTCGGCGGGCGCTTCCTGCTCGAATACTTCAAGGCCTACCAGGCCCTCTCGGAGAGCTTCCCCTTCACCATGGGCCAGCTTCTGTCGGCACCCATCGTGATCGTCGGCGCCTGGGCACTCTTTGGAACAAAGCGCTTCGGCATCCGCCCGGCGCTTTCGGCCACTGCAGAATAATTGCCACAGAGGGTGCGCAGACCAGCACCGGAACTGCTGTCATCCTGAAAGAAGGCGCAACGCGCCGCAGTGAAGGATCTCAACCAGCCCCATGACGTTGAGATCCTTCGCTTCGCTCAGGATGACAACCAGGAGGTGTCGCATTTTCTCTCTGTGAGCTCTGTGTCCTCTGTGGCGAAAATTCTTACTTGGCGTCGCGGGTGCGCTTGTCTACTTCGATCATGGCGTAGGCCGAGTGGTTGTGGATGGACTCGAAGTTCTCCACTTCCACGGTGTAGGCCTGGATGCGCTCGTCTTTTTCGAGCTGCGCTGCCACATCGCGCACGAAGTCCTCGCAGAACTTGGGATTGTCGTAGGCGCGCTCGGTGACGTATTTCTCGTCGGGGCGCTTCAAAACGCCATAGAGTTCGCACGAGGCCTGCTTTTCAACAAGCTCGATGATCTCCTCGATCCACACGAAGTCGCTGGTTTCGACGGTAACCGTGACGTGGGCCCGCTGGTTGTGGGCGCCGTAGTCGGAGATGTTCTTGGAGCACGGGCACAGGCTCGTCGCCGGAACGAGCACACGCAGCTTGTCGCAGGCCTTGCCGTCCCTCACCTCACCGATGAGCGAGACGTGGTAGTCCATCAGGCTTCTCATGCCCGAGACCGGGGCGGCCTTGTCGACGAAGTAGGGGAAGCTCATTTCGATGTGCGAGTCCTTGGACTCCAGGCGCTCGCACACTTCGGTCATCATCTCGCGAAAACTCTCGACCGAGATTGCCCGCTCGTGACCGTTGAGGATCTCCACGAAGCGCGACATGTGCGTGCCCTTGAAGTGCTCGGGCAGGCTCACATACATGTTGAAGTCGGCAACCGTGTGCTGGACGCCCTCGCTGCGGTCCTGGACCTGCACGGGGTGCTTGATGTCCTTGATGCCCACCCGGTTGATGGGAATGCGCCTTGCATCGGCCGCGCCCTGCACATCGGGCATCATGCTGGCCGTGTCTGGAATCTTGTCTGGTGCTGCCATGTTCTGTCGTTCCTTCGCCTCAGCCCTTGGGATGCGCCTTGGAGTCCAAAGGGATCTCCAGGTGCCGTTGCAGGGCCTCGTTCTCAGTAAGTAGCGCGAGCGCGGCGCGAAGTCCCTCGCGCTGCCCCGGCCATGCAAGGCGCGCGCAGGCGGCCTCGATGTCGAGCCATTCATGCCCGTCGTGTTCGTCGTCGAGCTGCGGCGTGTTCTCCTCCACCACCGCGACGAAGACGGGGATCTCGTTCACCCGGTCGGCCTCCCACTCATAGAAGCGGTTGAGGTAGGGCACGGTCAGCAGCCGCTTCGGCGAGAAGCCGGTTTCCTCAGCCAGCTCGCGAAGGCAGGCCTGCCAGGCGCTCTCGCCTGCCTCGATCTTGCCGCCCACCATCCGCCAGTCGCCGCCGTAGATCTTGCTTGCCGAACGCCGCAGGAGCAGGAACTCGTAACAGCCATCCACCGCGCGGGACTCGCTTGAAACGCCCGCAATGCGGGCGATGTGGCAATCGAACACCCGGATCACCGGGCTTCTGGGTGTGGGACTGGTCACTTGGTCTCCGCTCCGACACAGGAGAGCCTGGAGGGCGCCTCGCGCGGGTCCCGAACCACCAATGCCGGGCCGCGTCATTCCGGGGAGTTTCATAGCAAGATTTCGCCGAAAAGGCGAAGGGGGAGCTGAATGGGGCTCAGGGGTCTGCTGGAACGGGGCTTTATACCTGGCCTGTCGGGCTATTTGACTCGAGCCACCCCTGAATGGCCGGCCACGTTTCCCTCTCCGCATGGATACCCATGATCAGGTCCTCGTGCCCGTAGTCGTGCGTGTGCCCATAGGTGCGCCCGAAACGCTGCTCGTGCGTTCCGAATCGGCCCGACGCCTCGTGAGGGCACTGGAGGTCCGCGCACCCGGACATGGAGAGTACCGGGTAATCATAGCCGCGCTCTTCGAGCAGCTCGGTATACGGGCGGCCCTGGCTACTGAGCATCCCCCGACCGTTGATTGCGCCTGCCAGGTCGCGCAGCACCTTCGAGCTGATCGGGTGTATCCCCAGGGTCAGCAAGCGCCGGTAGACATTCATTTCAACATTCCGGTGGTTCACCAGTGAACCCAGACGCGCCCACGAGAAAAAGCGGCTGAGCTCGGCAAGCGGGATCAGGAGGAATTTGGCGGGCACGGCGGGAATTGCGTGACTGAGCGGGGCGAGCCCCACGATCTTGTGGAATGCGCTGGGAGTGCCGCTGTAGTCGAGCGAGGCGGCAATGGCGATCGCGCTCTTGATCTTGCCCGGGTCAACGGCACCGACCGCATGCGCGCCGTAGAGCACGATTCCGCCCATGGAGTGGCCGATGTAGTGAAGCGCGCGCTGGCCCGAGCGCTCAAGGACCGCGTCGATGACTGCCGGAAGGTCGAGCTCGCAGTGCTCGGCAATGCCGTGTCCCCAGACCGGTCCCTGGCTGGATGCCGGCGGCCGGCTCAGCCCGTGCCCGCGCAGCTCAAGTGAGTAGACCTCGTACCCCTCGCGTGCCAGATGCGCCGCAAGCGAATACCGGGGGTCGATGTCGAAAGTCAGCCGGTTGCTGGCCAGCCCGTGGCAGAGGAGGACGACCTCACCGCCCGAACGCGGTTGCGAGTAGCTCGACACTGCGAGGCGCCAGCCATCGGGAGTCTCAATGGTGAGAACTTCCCGCGCCGATTCGCGCACTTCCCAAAATTGCAGTTGCCGGGTCGGTACCGGCAAGTGTGAACTGAGCTCTTCCATCTTCTGTCCCCTCCCGTGGCGGGATCTCCACGGAGGAGTCCACAGGCAACACGTATTACATTGTAGTTCAATGCGCTACGATAGAAAGGGGAAAAAATTGCTGGAATATTAATGGCTTAGGGACGTGCGATGTGTAGGGGCGATAGCCAAACCATCTTTCACTTCGCTTTTGGCCCCACCAGCAGCTTCACGTCGGCGCGAGCTACCTCGGTGCCGGCCTCGTCGTGCAGGTGGACCTGGGTCTTGTGCTCGATGCGCTCGCTGGTCTCGGGAATGCCTGCCTCGCAGGTGGCGGTGATGGTGCCGCGGGCCTTCTTGTAATACTGGATGGTCAGCTCCACCGGAATGAACTGGAGCTTTGGCGAGAGCCCCGCCATCGGCGCCAGGTTTCCGGTAAACTCTGCCAGATTGAACAGGGCCGCGGCGTGCAGGCAGCTCAAATGATTGCGCAGCGCCTTGCGGTCGCGCATCTCCACTTTGGCAAAGCCCGGCCGCAGCTCGACGATGCGCGGGTGGATGCTGGCGGTGTAGGGCACGACAAAGCGCAACACCTGCGGGAACAGGGCCTTGCCGCCGGGGATTTTCTCCGCGGCGCTCCAGGCGCGCATCAGGGTGTTCTCACTCATTTGTCGACCTCCGCGCAGCATCCCGAATGCCCGCGCCCTCTCCCATAGCGCGCTCACGAGCGGCGGTCACTTTTTCCGTGAATTGGTTTCAGTTCCACGCTACCCTTTTAAGCATCCGACGCGACCCAGGGCTACGGGCGCGAAGCGGAGGCGCCATGAAAGAGATCCACACCGAACACGTCTTTCCCATTTCGCCCGAACGATTGATGGAACTGATGGACGAGGATGCCTACCGCGACTTTGTCGCGGAGCGCATGCCGGGTCTGGTCGATTTCGAGCGGCTTGAGTTTCGCTGGGACGGTGATACCCGCATCCGGCGGGTTCGCATGAAGTTCGACACGCCGCTTCCGGCGCTCATCAAGCGGGCGCTTCCCAGCAAGGGCGAAGGATGGCTCGAGGAGACGAACCTGCTCTATCCCAAAGAGCGGCGCATGGAGAGCACCATGGTTTCGACGGTGACCAAGACCGTGCGGCTCGTCCATTTCCACGAAGGTTCCCACCCCGGCGAGACCCGCCGGGTATCGCATTCACGGCTGGAGGCGAAAGTCCCGCTGGTTGCCGGCGCGCTCGAAAAGCTGATGGAGCGCGAAGCTCACAAACACAAGGACAGCGAATTCGACATCACGATGGCATTTCTCCAAGAGATGGCCTGAGGGGATTGTCACGGCGCCGGGTTCGGCGATTCCAGATGAATCCGATCGATTTCCTTGAGGACTTCCTCGCTCAGCTCCAGGTCGATGCTGGCGATGTTGTTCCTAAGCTGCGCCATGGTGGTGGCGCCGATGATGGTCGCGGTCGTGTAGGGACGTGAGTTCACGAAGGCCAGCGCCATCTGCGCCGGGTCGAGGCCGTGTTTCTTTGCCAGCGCCACGTACTTCTCAATCGCCGCGTCGGTCTGGGGGCTTTCGTAGCGCTGCTGCCTTTGAAAGAGCGCCTTGCGCGAGCCCTCCGGCAGCGCGCCGTTCAAGTATTTGCCGGTCAGGAAACCCTGCCCCAATGGGGAGTAAGCGAGCAGTCCCACCTTGTCACGGTGATAAAACTCCGAGAGCCCTTCCTCGAAGGTGCGGTTGATCAGGTTGAACGCGTTCTGCACGCTCTGCACCCGCGGCAGGTTCTTTGTCTCGCTCGCCTGCAGGAATTTGGAAACGCCCCACGGCGTTTCGTTGGAGAGCCCCACGTGACGGATCTTGCCGGCCTTCACCAGATCGGCGAGCACTTCGAGCGTTTCCTCGGGCGCTACCTCGTCGCGGCTTTCCTTGTGCGTGTAGGCGAGCCCACCAAACAAGGGGATCGGACGGTCGGGCCAGTGAAGCTGGTAGAGATCGATGTAATCGGTTTGGAGGCGCTTTAGACTCTGGTCCACCGCATACTCGATGTTCTTGCGATCGAGCCGGGTGCGCCCTTCCCACGGGCGGAACCAACCCATCTGCGAGCGACCGACTACCTTCGTTGCAATGACGACCTTGTCGCGGTTCTTGCGCGCCGCAAGCCAGGTGCCGACGATCTCCTCGGTGCGCCCCTGCGTATCGGCCTTGGGCGGAATGGCGTAGAGCTCCGCCATGTCGAAGAAGTTAATCCCCTGATCCAGCGCGTAGTCGAGCTGCTCGTGGCCCTCGGCCTCCGTGTTCTGCTCGCCGTAGGTCATGGTCCCCAGGCAGATCAGGCTGACATCGAGATCGGTGCTTCCAAGCTTGCGGTATTTCATGGGAGCGAGGATATCACGCCCCGCCCGGGACTGGGAATGCGCACAGAAAACCCCGCATGGAGCGGGGTTTTCTGGCCGCGACTGTCGGCGAGGCTAGTTCTTGAGTTCCTCGCGCAGGGTGTCATAGCGCTCGCTCAGGTTTTTGAGAAACACCTTGAACTGCAGGCGCGACTCATGGGCGCTGTCCTTCATTTCCTCGCCCACCTGTTTGAGTTTGGACTGGGCCTGCTGGAATTCCTTCTCCAACTCGTCCCAGCGGTCGCGCACCTCGGCCTTGCCGAGATTGTATTTCAGCTTGAGTTCGTCGCGGCGCTGCTTGAGCTCGTCGGCAAGCTGCTGGATTGAATCATTCGAAGTATCAGAAGTCTGGGTTTCCATGGGTCCTCCTTTGACCGTTGAAGATGGGGTGCAGACAAATGCCTGCCATTCGGCTCGACGTAGAATCGTCCGGATGGAAGCGCACTGGCGCTCAAGCGAATGTCTGGAAGTCAGGTGGTTGTGAAGCAATCTGGCATCATCACCCGCTACGTTAACATCCCCGCAGCCGGGACCAAAACGCGCGGCAGTGCTGCCCTTATGCGCGGGTTC is a genomic window containing:
- a CDS encoding GGDEF domain-containing protein, whose translation is MPSLHRQRQGLIKHWSEIDRAMAPALIMLVITGASWAITAVALLSPHISQHYNVPFVREFYIPWHQLLACVWIAEIAWGLWARKRRGTHPGYILFVALTFAVGATLFCYFAGLFVGPFIGGYIAATVIVLILFEPRPAYIAVGFSLALLIALWLGEVFQIIPSSPLLKSIPLNDGVADGWWVGMIGSLLILISIITLGLTAVMISRERRSEAALLYLSETDFLTGLRNRRAFLRAAHAELSRAQRHQHPIAMAMLDLDHFKYVNDEHGHDAGDEVLACVAEIMQKSLRAHDHVGRWGGEEFVLVLSDIEEGDVRAVLERLRLQVEQNPCALAKGKSVSITVSIGYTIMTPGPEPLDATELISAADQALYRAKTNGRNQTAYLPFEPSGSGMVQQAG
- a CDS encoding NADP(H)-dependent aldo-keto reductase; translated protein: MKYRKLGSTDLDVSLICLGTMTYGEQNTEAEGHEQLDYALDQGINFFDMAELYAIPPKADTQGRTEEIVGTWLAARKNRDKVVIATKVVGRSQMGWFRPWEGRTRLDRKNIEYAVDQSLKRLQTDYIDLYQLHWPDRPIPLFGGLAYTHKESRDEVAPEETLEVLADLVKAGKIRHVGLSNETPWGVSKFLQASETKNLPRVQSVQNAFNLINRTFEEGLSEFYHRDKVGLLAYSPLGQGFLTGKYLNGALPEGSRKALFQRQQRYESPQTDAAIEKYVALAKKHGLDPAQMALAFVNSRPYTTATIIGATTMAQLRNNIASIDLELSEEVLKEIDRIHLESPNPAP
- a CDS encoding alpha/beta fold hydrolase, coding for MPVPTRQLQFWEVRESAREVLTIETPDGWRLAVSSYSQPRSGGEVVLLCHGLASNRLTFDIDPRYSLAAHLAREGYEVYSLELRGHGLSRPPASSQGPVWGHGIAEHCELDLPAVIDAVLERSGQRALHYIGHSMGGIVLYGAHAVGAVDPGKIKSAIAIAASLDYSGTPSAFHKIVGLAPLSHAIPAVPAKFLLIPLAELSRFFSWARLGSLVNHRNVEMNVYRRLLTLGIHPISSKVLRDLAGAINGRGMLSSQGRPYTELLEERGYDYPVLSMSGCADLQCPHEASGRFGTHEQRFGRTYGHTHDYGHEDLIMGIHAERETWPAIQGWLESNSPTGQV
- a CDS encoding GTP cyclohydrolase I FolE2 produces the protein MAAPDKIPDTASMMPDVQGAADARRIPINRVGIKDIKHPVQVQDRSEGVQHTVADFNMYVSLPEHFKGTHMSRFVEILNGHERAISVESFREMMTEVCERLESKDSHIEMSFPYFVDKAAPVSGMRSLMDYHVSLIGEVRDGKACDKLRVLVPATSLCPCSKNISDYGAHNQRAHVTVTVETSDFVWIEEIIELVEKQASCELYGVLKRPDEKYVTERAYDNPKFCEDFVRDVAAQLEKDERIQAYTVEVENFESIHNHSAYAMIEVDKRTRDAK
- a CDS encoding NUDIX domain-containing protein encodes the protein MTSPTPRSPVIRVFDCHIARIAGVSSESRAVDGCYEFLLLRRSASKIYGGDWRMVGGKIEAGESAWQACLRELAEETGFSPKRLLTVPYLNRFYEWEADRVNEIPVFVAVVEENTPQLDDEHDGHEWLDIEAACARLAWPGQREGLRAALALLTENEALQRHLEIPLDSKAHPKG
- a CDS encoding patatin-like phospholipase family protein; its protein translation is MADPKIGIALGSGGAKGLAHILILEALEEAGVRASCVTGASAGALIGGLYCSGIPAKNLREVMGDLSGVRLRKEESFAAQLTGDLLGLAGKLDLDLGSGGLIKGDRFFYGYYDHMHARHFHELDIPLRVVTADFWAREPVIFEKGLIGPAMRATVAMPGLLPAVQHEGRVLVDGGMVNPVPFDLLDDDCDLTIGVNVMGRRKPDGEDAELPGLSESVANGYQILMNALLREKLERGRPDIFIEPDLVNVQVMDLYRASEIYERSEPAKEEFKRKLGDALSLWRGEPG
- a CDS encoding DUF4442 domain-containing protein; translated protein: MSENTLMRAWSAAEKIPGGKALFPQVLRFVVPYTASIHPRIVELRPGFAKVEMRDRKALRNHLSCLHAAALFNLAEFTGNLAPMAGLSPKLQFIPVELTIQYYKKARGTITATCEAGIPETSERIEHKTQVHLHDEAGTEVARADVKLLVGPKAK
- a CDS encoding MFS transporter — encoded protein: MPTQPLTEEYEPISGRAKAAFALLFCLNLANFIDRWSLSSFLPLISRELALTDAQAGSLGSLFLVSLMMANFLLGHRLDPLPRWKTLGVTCILWSCVAGMGAFSPNFAFLGSTRLMLGAAEAIYSAIAPILVADLFPSRVRTRMMAAYALAVPLGSALGFGLGGVLADGYGWRVGLMITGFGSAPRGVLAPFMREGEHPEGARPAGHMMRFAQAIKELLKDERYRWILLGSAGTTAALGALGMFLPTDLQRRFLLSEGQAGIVSGALLGLTAIVGTMGGGFFVEKREKTRPWLRYDVTAISLAIGTALGAGYFFSSDLIVALGFLALSIVFIFVHVGPVQRAIIEQSPSHLRAWGFAFNVFLAHAIGDVWSQPVTGWLSDLGVAAGLSSASAMRDALAMVAMPTFALAAIAFWRGGRVERREQAALSGN
- the lgt gene encoding prolipoprotein diacylglyceryl transferase is translated as MVWHIDPILFDLGPIQIRYYGICFATGLLLGLQTAKQAWSWRDGDPEEIDSMFLWLVLGVVVGSHWVHMIFYETRHLLDNPFQLLNPLTYGQGLASHGGAAGVITAVYLVARKRGRSFFAYADVLSIGGMWMVVMVRLGNFFNSEIVGRPTDMPWGVIFANHQENFARHPSQLYESFHGVLCLVFTYWFYKRYHKKLPEGSQLLITLVLYFGGRFLLEYFKAYQALSESFPFTMGQLLSAPIVIVGAWALFGTKRFGIRPALSATAE